From the genome of Gracilibacillus salitolerans, one region includes:
- the qcrB gene encoding menaquinol-cytochrome c reductase cytochrome b subunit, giving the protein MLQKIYDWIDDRVDITPLWRDIADHEVPEHVNPAHHFSAFVYCFGGLTFFVTVIQILSGMFLTMYYVPDIENAWRSVYYLQTEVAHGQIVRGMHHWGASVVIVMLFLHTLRVFFQGAYKKPRELNWMVGVLLFFVMLALGLTGYLLPWDNKAYFATVVTLEIAEGVPFIGEMAKTLLNGDPSIVGAQTLARFFAIHVFFLPAALFVLMAIHFIMIRKQGISGPL; this is encoded by the coding sequence ATGCTACAGAAGATTTATGACTGGATTGATGATCGTGTCGACATAACGCCACTCTGGCGAGATATTGCAGATCACGAAGTGCCAGAGCATGTTAATCCGGCACATCATTTTTCTGCGTTTGTATATTGTTTTGGTGGCTTAACATTCTTTGTAACAGTCATTCAAATTTTATCAGGGATGTTCTTAACGATGTATTACGTGCCTGATATCGAAAATGCATGGCGCTCTGTTTATTACTTGCAGACAGAAGTTGCACATGGACAAATCGTAAGAGGTATGCACCACTGGGGAGCAAGTGTAGTTATTGTGATGCTATTTTTACATACGTTACGTGTTTTCTTTCAAGGAGCTTATAAGAAACCGCGTGAGCTTAACTGGATGGTAGGTGTCCTTCTATTCTTTGTTATGCTTGCATTAGGATTAACTGGTTACTTATTACCATGGGACAATAAAGCATATTTTGCAACAGTAGTAACACTTGAAATTGCGGAGGGTGTACCTTTTATTGGAGAAATGGCTAAAACATTACTTAATGGGGATCCATCTATTGTTGGGGCCCAAACATTAGCTAGATTCTTTGCAATTCACGTGTTCTTCTTACCAGCAGCATTATTCGTGTTGATGGCTATTCACTTTATCATGATCCGTAAGCAAGGGATTTCTGGTCCGCTATAA
- the dapB gene encoding 4-hydroxy-tetrahydrodipicolinate reductase, which yields MSKVKVIVAGPRGKMGSEALRMIEQQEELELVACLDHKFEGKQINEFEELPKFDAVIYTDIEACFQSVEADVLVDLTTPEFGYIHTKTAINYGIRPVVGTTGFTEDQLQELTDLAEEKEVGVIIAPNFALGAVLMMQFAKWAAKYFPDVEIIEKHHDNKLDAPSGTAVKTASLIKDVRETKKQGHPDEKETISGARGADIDGMKIHSMRLPGLVAHQEVVFGSSGENLTIKHDSFHRKSFMTGVKLAIDNVMKLDILVYGLENILE from the coding sequence ATGAGTAAAGTAAAAGTAATTGTAGCAGGACCCAGAGGTAAAATGGGTAGTGAAGCTCTAAGAATGATTGAACAACAAGAAGAACTGGAATTAGTCGCTTGTTTAGATCATAAATTTGAAGGTAAACAAATTAACGAATTTGAGGAACTGCCAAAGTTCGATGCTGTGATTTATACGGATATCGAAGCATGTTTTCAATCTGTGGAGGCAGATGTTTTAGTCGACTTGACGACACCTGAATTTGGTTATATACATACAAAAACAGCGATAAACTATGGGATTAGACCAGTAGTAGGCACAACTGGTTTTACAGAAGATCAATTACAAGAACTGACTGATTTGGCCGAGGAGAAAGAAGTTGGCGTTATTATTGCACCAAATTTTGCTTTAGGTGCGGTACTAATGATGCAATTTGCGAAATGGGCAGCTAAATATTTTCCGGATGTCGAGATTATTGAAAAACACCACGATAATAAACTGGATGCTCCATCTGGAACTGCAGTAAAAACTGCTTCATTGATTAAGGATGTACGTGAGACGAAAAAGCAAGGGCATCCGGATGAAAAAGAAACCATTTCTGGCGCAAGAGGTGCCGATATCGATGGTATGAAGATCCATAGTATGCGTTTACCAGGACTTGTTGCACATCAGGAAGTGGTATTTGGTTCGTCTGGAGAGAACCTAACCATCAAACATGATTCGTTTCATCGCAAGTCCTTTATGACAGGAGTTAAATTGGCAATTGATAATGTAATGAAGCTGGATATTTTAGTTTATGGATTAGAAAATATACTTGAATAG
- the bshA gene encoding N-acetyl-alpha-D-glucosaminyl L-malate synthase BshA — translation MLKIGIICYPSVGGSGIIATELGKMLAKQGHEIHFITSSLPFRLNSFNPNIYFHEVELNHYPVFQYPPYDLALATKVAEVIDTEKLDIIHAHYAVPHAICAILAKQMAKHPVKIVTTLHGTDITVLGIDLSLKKMIQFGIEQSDAVTAVSHSLVNQTKEMLEIQRPIHVMYNFVNEQEYQAHNRVELKQKFGIQKDEKVLIHISNFRKVKRLEDVIRTFAAVNKETPSRLLLIGDGPEYGRIYDLVRELQLDQVVHFLGKQKNIPSLLSIADIKLLLSEKESFGLVLLEAMACGVPCIGSNVGGIPEVIEDGVTGFIEELGDINAFAARTLELISDTNKWHAFSDNAKERVLQCFSSDKIKKQYEDLYAKVLGEYDDV, via the coding sequence ATGCTAAAAATAGGAATTATATGTTATCCATCAGTAGGTGGATCTGGAATAATTGCAACCGAATTAGGTAAAATGCTCGCAAAACAAGGTCATGAAATTCATTTTATTACATCCAGTCTTCCATTTCGTTTGAACTCATTTAATCCAAATATTTATTTTCACGAAGTTGAGTTAAATCATTATCCTGTTTTTCAATATCCACCTTACGATTTAGCTTTGGCAACGAAAGTAGCGGAAGTAATAGATACAGAAAAATTAGATATCATTCATGCACATTATGCAGTACCTCACGCTATTTGTGCTATTTTAGCGAAACAAATGGCAAAGCATCCAGTAAAAATTGTAACTACTTTGCATGGTACGGATATTACCGTTCTAGGAATCGACCTAAGTTTGAAAAAGATGATCCAATTTGGAATCGAACAATCAGATGCAGTTACTGCTGTATCACATAGTCTGGTAAATCAAACCAAAGAAATGTTAGAAATACAGCGCCCTATCCATGTGATGTATAATTTTGTAAATGAACAAGAATATCAAGCACATAATAGAGTAGAGTTGAAGCAAAAATTCGGAATCCAAAAAGATGAAAAAGTCTTGATTCATATTTCTAATTTTCGAAAAGTAAAGAGATTAGAAGATGTGATTCGCACCTTTGCAGCCGTAAATAAAGAAACTCCTTCCCGACTTTTGTTAATTGGTGATGGTCCAGAGTACGGTAGAATTTATGATCTGGTAAGAGAATTGCAATTGGATCAAGTGGTCCACTTCCTTGGTAAACAGAAAAATATTCCTTCTTTGCTTTCCATTGCAGATATTAAATTATTATTATCTGAGAAAGAAAGCTTTGGACTTGTTTTACTAGAAGCAATGGCTTGCGGTGTTCCTTGTATTGGTTCAAATGTCGGCGGAATTCCGGAAGTTATTGAAGATGGAGTAACAGGATTTATTGAAGAACTGGGAGATATTAATGCATTTGCTGCCAGAACACTAGAGTTAATTAGTGATACGAATAAATGGCATGCGTTTTCGGACAATGCAAAAGAAAGAGTTTTACAATGTTTTTCATCTGATAAAATTAAGAAGCAATATGAAGATTTGTATGCTAAAGTGTTAGGTGAGTACGATGATGTCTGA
- a CDS encoding menaquinol-cytochrome c reductase cytochrome b/c subunit, whose amino-acid sequence MKRGKGMKFVGDSRVTADKQKFIPKDYSEYPGRTEAFWPNYLLKEWLVGAVFLVGFLCLTIAHPAPLEKMADPTDTSYLPLPDWYFLFLYQLLKYKFASAQFFVLGAIVIPGLAFGALFLAPFLDKGKERRPHKRPIATGLMILSFIAVFWLTYEAAAHVDWEEKAENNQPEWPDDQPTVEIDESDPGYALYEENSCINCHGGDLTGGGAAPGLIGIELDVDEIKDIAVNGVGQMPADQFQGNEEELQQLAEFIVSVNEEAAEE is encoded by the coding sequence GTGAAACGAGGAAAAGGGATGAAGTTTGTCGGCGATTCACGAGTTACGGCTGACAAACAAAAGTTTATTCCAAAAGATTATTCGGAATATCCTGGTAGAACAGAAGCATTTTGGCCAAATTACTTATTAAAAGAATGGTTAGTAGGGGCAGTATTTTTAGTAGGTTTCCTATGTTTAACCATTGCACACCCTGCACCACTAGAGAAAATGGCTGATCCAACTGATACTAGTTATTTACCATTACCAGACTGGTATTTCTTATTCTTATATCAATTATTGAAGTATAAATTTGCAAGTGCACAATTCTTTGTATTAGGTGCAATCGTTATTCCGGGACTTGCATTTGGTGCACTTTTCTTAGCACCATTCTTAGACAAAGGAAAAGAGCGTCGCCCGCATAAAAGACCGATTGCTACTGGATTAATGATTCTTAGTTTTATTGCTGTATTTTGGTTAACTTATGAAGCAGCAGCACACGTTGACTGGGAAGAAAAAGCAGAAAATAACCAACCGGAGTGGCCGGATGATCAACCTACTGTCGAAATAGATGAGTCCGATCCAGGTTATGCACTGTATGAAGAGAACAGTTGTATTAATTGCCACGGTGGAGATTTAACAGGTGGAGGAGCTGCTCCAGGATTAATTGGTATTGAGCTTGATGTGGATGAAATTAAAGATATTGCAGTAAACGGTGTTGGTCAGATGCCTGCAGATCAATTCCAAGGTAACGAAGAAGAATTACAACAACTTGCAGAGTTTATTGTTTCAGTAAATGAAGAGGCTGCAGAAGAATAA
- the mgsA gene encoding methylglyoxal synthase, with amino-acid sequence MNIALIAHDKKKTDMVNFTLAYSAILKNHTLYATGTTGKKINEATGLSIERFESGPLGGDQQIGAKIATNEMDLVIFFRDPLTAQPHEPDISALMRLCDVYQIPLVTNLGGAEVMIRALDAGFFEWRNLQS; translated from the coding sequence ATGAATATAGCTTTAATTGCACACGATAAAAAGAAGACAGATATGGTTAATTTTACATTAGCCTATTCAGCCATTTTGAAAAATCATACTCTTTATGCGACCGGAACGACTGGCAAAAAAATTAACGAAGCAACTGGTTTATCAATCGAACGCTTCGAATCCGGACCATTAGGTGGGGATCAACAAATAGGTGCTAAAATTGCAACCAATGAAATGGACCTCGTTATATTTTTCCGTGATCCATTAACAGCTCAACCTCATGAACCGGACATAAGTGCACTGATGCGTTTATGCGACGTTTATCAAATTCCTCTAGTAACTAACTTAGGAGGAGCAGAAGTAATGATAAGAGCGCTTGACGCAGGTTTTTTTGAATGGCGTAATCTACAGTCATAA
- a CDS encoding nucleotide pyrophosphohydrolase gives MYNKENMQVMQKRVDQYISQFEEGYFSPLSMLARFTEEIGELAREVNHHYGEKPKKSSEDNNSIEAELGDLLFVMICFANSQNISLSEAFEKTINKIETRDKDRWTRIENQEDNNE, from the coding sequence ATGTATAATAAAGAAAATATGCAAGTTATGCAAAAGAGGGTCGATCAATATATTTCGCAATTTGAAGAAGGTTATTTTTCACCATTAAGTATGCTTGCACGTTTCACAGAGGAAATTGGCGAGTTAGCGCGTGAGGTCAACCATCATTATGGCGAAAAGCCAAAAAAGAGTTCTGAAGATAATAATTCGATCGAAGCAGAATTAGGAGATCTTCTTTTTGTTATGATTTGTTTTGCTAATTCACAAAATATTAGTTTAAGTGAAGCATTTGAAAAAACAATCAATAAAATCGAAACAAGAGACAAAGATCGTTGGACAAGAATAGAGAATCAGGAGGATAATAATGAGTAA
- a CDS encoding tetratricopeptide repeat protein, with protein sequence MNTIEQAIEMIHAGEVKEALSLLNETAISADIDTKLEITQIFVELGNHDLAEVLLKDILVTEPNNSEAKLLLADIMIDDNKDETAIELLNEIEDGDENYLQALVQLADLYQAQGLFEVAERKLLIAKNIAPEEAIIDFALGELLFSSGEYHKSIIYFEKLRQTTEEFAGVNIASRLAEAYALNGEFEASLDHYQTLNTGDPETLFRYGFLAYKSERYEIAIQAWEKLLEEELEYPSVYLYLSKAYEEEGMIEEAYQTANQGVEMDPFNKEMWFTAGRITLKTGESEQAFDLVKKAIALDNEYQEALLFLVETYKKQNNNSEIIHLLTEEVDIDPLDGIFYWELAKAYNEEEEFKQALNAYQNAYNKIKQDTDFLKDYGYFLVEEGRISIALEVLEEYMVLEPSDFDIQQYAERLKDQNNDTLF encoded by the coding sequence TTGAATACAATTGAACAAGCAATTGAAATGATCCATGCTGGAGAAGTTAAAGAAGCCTTATCATTGCTAAATGAAACGGCAATTTCAGCTGATATAGATACAAAACTAGAAATTACACAAATTTTTGTAGAATTAGGAAATCATGATTTGGCAGAAGTTCTTTTAAAAGATATTCTAGTTACAGAACCGAATAATAGCGAAGCGAAATTATTATTAGCAGATATAATGATTGACGATAACAAAGACGAAACAGCGATTGAACTTTTGAATGAAATAGAAGATGGAGATGAAAATTATCTTCAGGCACTAGTACAGCTTGCCGATTTATACCAAGCGCAAGGATTATTTGAAGTAGCAGAGAGAAAATTACTGATAGCGAAAAATATAGCCCCTGAAGAAGCGATAATTGATTTTGCACTAGGTGAATTATTGTTTTCTTCCGGAGAATACCATAAATCGATTATATATTTTGAAAAACTAAGGCAAACAACAGAAGAATTTGCTGGGGTTAACATTGCTAGTCGATTAGCAGAAGCATATGCTCTAAATGGTGAATTTGAAGCATCCCTCGATCATTATCAAACATTAAATACCGGAGATCCTGAAACGCTCTTTCGGTACGGTTTTTTAGCTTATAAGTCCGAACGATATGAAATAGCGATTCAAGCATGGGAAAAGTTATTAGAAGAAGAGTTAGAATATCCTTCTGTTTATTTGTATCTTTCTAAAGCATATGAAGAAGAAGGCATGATTGAGGAGGCTTACCAAACGGCCAATCAAGGGGTAGAGATGGATCCGTTTAATAAAGAAATGTGGTTTACTGCGGGCAGGATCACACTTAAAACAGGAGAAAGTGAACAAGCATTTGATTTAGTGAAAAAAGCAATAGCGCTAGATAACGAATATCAGGAAGCACTTTTATTCTTAGTGGAGACATATAAAAAACAAAATAATAATTCTGAAATTATTCACTTATTAACGGAAGAGGTTGATATTGACCCATTAGACGGTATTTTCTACTGGGAGCTTGCCAAAGCTTATAATGAGGAAGAAGAGTTTAAACAGGCATTAAATGCGTACCAGAATGCATACAATAAGATAAAGCAAGATACTGACTTCTTAAAAGATTATGGATATTTTCTAGTAGAAGAAGGGAGGATCAGTATAGCCTTAGAAGTATTGGAAGAGTATATGGTTTTAGAACCATCAGATTTCGATATTCAACAATATGCCGAACGGTTGAAAGATCAAAATAATGATACTCTCTTTTAA
- the lhaT gene encoding lipoprotein heptaprenylglyceryl N-acetyltransferase LhaT yields the protein MILQKFLFHPYFIALLFIVNLLGTIYGYFWYGNQLSNTPVQFLAFVPDSPTASLFFTLFLFFLLVGKRVPIIEALAFTSLVKYGTWAVVMNLLTLYFNGDLSWQGYMLIASHGAMAIQAFLYAPLYKIELGHLAIAAIWLLHNELIDYVYGMMPVYGSLTDYHQHIGYFTFWLSIITIFTVYQISVKKNIRQL from the coding sequence ATGATACTGCAAAAATTTTTGTTCCACCCATATTTTATTGCTCTTTTATTTATAGTGAATCTACTGGGTACTATTTATGGATACTTCTGGTATGGCAACCAACTGAGTAATACACCTGTTCAGTTTCTTGCCTTTGTACCTGACAGTCCAACAGCCAGTCTGTTTTTCACATTGTTTTTATTTTTTCTGTTAGTAGGGAAGCGTGTACCAATTATCGAAGCGTTAGCATTTACTTCACTTGTGAAATATGGGACCTGGGCTGTTGTAATGAACCTTTTAACACTATACTTTAATGGAGATTTAAGTTGGCAGGGATATATGTTAATCGCTTCTCATGGCGCAATGGCGATTCAAGCATTTTTGTATGCACCACTTTATAAGATTGAATTAGGCCATTTAGCTATTGCCGCCATATGGTTATTACATAATGAACTGATCGATTATGTGTATGGCATGATGCCTGTTTATGGTAGCTTAACTGATTACCATCAACATATCGGGTATTTTACTTTTTGGTTATCGATTATAACCATCTTTACCGTTTATCAGATATCGGTAAAGAAAAATATTAGACAATTATAA
- a CDS encoding zinc metallopeptidase, translating into MIGYLVYLALLILVPLWAQSKVKNTYKKYSQVMNSNMVTGAQVARKILDDNGLYHVSIEETKGMLSDHYDPRKKVVRLSRDNYHGYSAAAAAIAAHEVGHAIQDAESYAFLRFRHALVPIAGLGDKMSFIFIIAGILLNAMNLVLIGVIFMSFAVLFQLVTLPVEFDASNRAMGQLVSSGIIRNNEERQTKKVLNAAALTYVAAALVAVAELIRFASMFLLANDD; encoded by the coding sequence ATGATTGGATATTTAGTTTATCTCGCTTTATTAATTTTAGTCCCATTATGGGCGCAATCAAAAGTAAAAAACACTTATAAAAAATATTCGCAAGTAATGAATTCTAACATGGTAACAGGTGCACAAGTTGCTAGAAAAATATTGGATGATAATGGCCTGTACCATGTTTCGATAGAAGAGACGAAAGGTATGCTGTCTGATCATTATGATCCACGTAAAAAGGTAGTTCGTTTATCAAGAGATAACTATCATGGCTATTCTGCAGCAGCTGCAGCAATTGCCGCTCATGAAGTAGGTCACGCTATTCAAGATGCTGAGTCATATGCATTTTTACGCTTTCGACATGCATTAGTACCGATAGCAGGATTAGGAGATAAAATGTCGTTTATTTTTATCATTGCTGGTATCCTACTAAATGCAATGAACTTGGTACTAATCGGGGTTATTTTCATGTCATTTGCGGTTCTATTCCAACTTGTAACATTACCGGTAGAGTTTGATGCTTCTAACCGTGCAATGGGCCAACTTGTATCTTCCGGAATCATTCGTAATAACGAAGAACGACAAACTAAAAAAGTATTAAATGCCGCAGCATTAACTTATGTCGCAGCTGCACTCGTAGCAGTGGCAGAATTAATTCGTTTTGCTTCGATGTTTTTACTTGCAAATGATGATTAA
- a CDS encoding QcrA and Rieske domain-containing protein → MSEKKQQVSRRQFLNYSLTGVGGFMAASMLAPMVRFAIDPVLQATGGGDMHAVVDVSEITTEPQRFDWTIEQVDAWYTSNVTKSAWVYKDENDEIVALSPTCKHLGCAVNWSGNPDYPDQFFCPCHDGRYYKNGLNVPNTPPNAALDLFEFEVKDGTLYLGNVVENTVQEGGA, encoded by the coding sequence ATGTCAGAGAAAAAACAACAAGTGTCCCGTCGTCAATTTCTAAATTATTCATTAACAGGGGTTGGCGGATTTATGGCTGCTAGTATGCTTGCACCTATGGTACGTTTTGCAATTGATCCAGTTTTACAAGCTACTGGTGGAGGTGATATGCATGCCGTGGTTGATGTATCAGAGATCACAACAGAGCCTCAACGGTTTGACTGGACTATTGAACAAGTCGATGCTTGGTACACATCAAACGTAACAAAAAGTGCATGGGTTTATAAAGATGAAAATGATGAGATTGTTGCATTATCGCCGACATGTAAACACTTAGGCTGTGCAGTGAACTGGTCAGGTAACCCTGATTATCCTGATCAATTTTTCTGTCCGTGTCATGATGGTCGTTATTACAAAAACGGTTTAAATGTCCCGAATACACCACCAAATGCGGCATTAGACTTATTTGAATTCGAAGTGAAGGACGGAACATTATATCTTGGAAATGTTGTCGAGAATACGGTTCAGGAAGGAGGGGCTTAA
- a CDS encoding CCA tRNA nucleotidyltransferase, producing the protein MSDQFKIAQQVVNAIRDHGFQAYIVGGAVRDSILRRDVYDIDIATSAYPEQIQEIFKKVIPTGIDHGTVLVRYHGTSFEVTTFRTETGYSDFRRPDAVNFVTDLAEDLARRDFTMNAIAMDQSLQLIDPYQGKLDIKNKIIRTVGNAQERFLEDPLRMMRAIRFQSQLGFKLDNEALHAIHDNRKWLEKIAVERIAIEWEKTLKGPYFNEAKQNLFRVNLANHLPVISEHIYIQQALKSLTSSLPSFAAFITYMHLKVSDIAISSWTNKWKLSNQIKKDSKLLVQLIQDYTKEPLKWVLYRLPEDLIEDFSTLCLLFQNDPINKEDIVAIKKSLIIKKRRELAINGKDIISFFPDRQTGSWIQNMLLETEKAVVSEIIKNDKNDIREWLQYDN; encoded by the coding sequence ATGTCTGATCAATTTAAGATAGCTCAACAAGTTGTGAATGCTATTCGAGATCATGGCTTCCAGGCTTATATTGTTGGTGGCGCTGTTAGAGATTCCATCCTTAGACGAGATGTCTATGATATAGATATCGCAACCTCAGCTTATCCTGAGCAAATACAGGAAATATTTAAAAAAGTGATACCGACTGGAATTGACCATGGTACAGTCTTAGTGCGCTATCATGGTACATCCTTTGAAGTGACGACATTTCGAACCGAAACAGGTTATAGTGACTTTAGAAGACCAGATGCAGTGAACTTTGTTACGGATTTAGCGGAAGATCTTGCAAGAAGAGATTTTACCATGAACGCAATTGCAATGGATCAATCCTTACAACTGATTGATCCATACCAGGGCAAACTAGATATCAAGAATAAAATAATTCGTACAGTGGGGAACGCACAGGAGCGTTTTTTAGAAGATCCATTAAGAATGATGCGAGCTATCCGTTTTCAGAGTCAATTAGGATTCAAATTGGACAACGAAGCTTTACATGCTATTCACGATAACAGGAAATGGCTCGAAAAAATTGCGGTGGAAAGAATCGCGATTGAGTGGGAAAAAACGTTAAAAGGTCCATATTTCAATGAAGCAAAACAAAACTTATTTCGTGTGAATTTAGCTAACCATTTACCAGTCATCTCTGAACATATATATATACAACAAGCGCTGAAAAGTCTGACAAGTTCGTTGCCAAGTTTCGCAGCTTTTATTACTTATATGCACCTAAAAGTATCTGATATAGCTATATCCTCTTGGACAAACAAATGGAAACTATCCAATCAAATAAAAAAAGATAGTAAGCTGTTAGTTCAACTGATTCAAGACTATACAAAAGAACCATTAAAGTGGGTACTATATCGTTTACCGGAAGATTTAATAGAGGATTTTTCAACATTGTGTTTATTATTTCAAAATGATCCAATAAACAAGGAAGATATCGTAGCGATTAAAAAAAGCTTGATTATAAAAAAAAGAAGAGAATTAGCAATTAATGGAAAAGATATTATTTCCTTTTTCCCAGATCGACAGACAGGATCCTGGATTCAAAACATGCTTCTCGAAACAGAGAAAGCAGTGGTTTCAGAAATAATAAAAAATGATAAAAATGATATAAGAGAGTGGTTACAATATGACAACTAA
- a CDS encoding ReoY family proteolytic degradation factor: METSIRVEDKKSFIQWFLGNYQLKKRESVWILNYLLNHEQLLDHVHFVLEARFCPRAMIISTHCSKEIAFRFYKKHIVTTDADKSFHDIRLHAKEPIYIQLNFKDSKQCIPYMKVLEDNPFIPDDYFLTKSDKKMAEEWLEYSLYEYKKEILLQNINEALDQKNQQLFEHYSDQLKKLEASYIIKK, from the coding sequence TTGGAAACTTCAATTCGTGTTGAGGATAAAAAATCATTTATTCAGTGGTTTTTAGGAAATTATCAACTAAAAAAAAGAGAAAGTGTTTGGATTCTTAATTATTTATTGAATCATGAACAATTGTTAGATCATGTTCATTTTGTCTTAGAAGCACGCTTTTGTCCAAGAGCGATGATTATTTCTACGCATTGTTCAAAAGAGATAGCTTTTCGTTTTTATAAAAAGCATATCGTAACAACCGATGCAGATAAATCGTTTCATGATATCCGGCTACATGCTAAAGAACCTATATATATCCAACTTAACTTTAAAGATTCCAAACAGTGTATCCCTTATATGAAAGTATTGGAGGATAATCCGTTTATTCCTGATGACTACTTCTTGACCAAAAGCGATAAAAAAATGGCCGAAGAGTGGTTAGAATATTCGTTATATGAATATAAAAAAGAAATATTACTCCAAAACATAAATGAGGCGTTAGACCAAAAGAATCAACAATTGTTTGAACATTACTCTGATCAATTGAAGAAACTAGAAGCATCCTATATTATTAAGAAGTGA
- a CDS encoding DUF2487 family protein yields MRWKKEDLELFFQSKEYIDTLCIPLIPLDLQTESEATKLANQNTSLQIISDELERNYTGRIMLSPPYTYIRSTNYEKESSILNQWTSMLSNNHFKHIFLLTYDVNWKKYERLLENNLIWLTATTIEDYQSNQSKKWVNEQVQQISELIRTYW; encoded by the coding sequence ATGCGTTGGAAAAAGGAAGATCTGGAATTGTTTTTTCAATCAAAAGAATATATTGATACGCTTTGTATACCACTAATACCCCTAGATTTACAAACAGAATCAGAGGCAACAAAATTAGCTAATCAAAATACTTCTTTGCAGATTATATCTGATGAATTAGAAAGAAACTATACGGGTAGAATAATGCTGAGTCCGCCTTATACATACATACGCAGTACTAACTATGAGAAGGAGAGTTCCATTCTCAATCAGTGGACAAGCATGCTTTCCAATAATCATTTTAAACATATATTTCTACTTACTTATGATGTCAACTGGAAAAAATACGAACGTCTTCTGGAAAATAATTTAATATGGCTAACCGCTACTACAATTGAAGATTACCAATCGAATCAATCTAAAAAATGGGTGAACGAACAAGTTCAACAAATCAGTGAGTTGATAAGAACCTATTGGTGA
- a CDS encoding sporulation protein YpjB, translated as MRNNIFSFFFILILIQAFHPFDLSAQSNDHYMYTFERLVQEQRYQVAVQIIENNQTTILQRVAEEKGTYEPIMREYLDNCLRILLDEQTTDSEKSLAAQQTIILWDAMISDNAPLWTTWKYELERKMNRLLDQEQVSQSDMEEVIYYVEAISPVVKLHLNDEQYQDYQQSLSVLTNNHQSYDEIELEETFIQISKLNIDTLNNANAQYTKWLIFIVFGFIFLSLSYVAWAKYKGEST; from the coding sequence GTGCGAAATAATATATTTTCATTTTTTTTCATCTTAATATTAATACAAGCTTTTCATCCATTCGATCTTTCTGCTCAAAGTAATGATCATTATATGTATACCTTTGAACGGCTTGTACAAGAGCAGCGTTATCAAGTAGCAGTCCAAATCATTGAAAATAATCAAACGACCATTTTACAGAGAGTTGCAGAAGAAAAGGGTACATACGAGCCGATTATGAGAGAATACCTTGATAATTGTCTCCGTATACTGCTTGATGAGCAGACAACAGATTCAGAAAAATCCCTGGCAGCCCAACAAACCATTATTTTATGGGATGCAATGATATCAGACAATGCTCCATTATGGACAACTTGGAAGTATGAATTAGAAAGAAAGATGAATAGACTATTAGATCAGGAGCAAGTGAGTCAATCTGATATGGAAGAAGTTATATATTATGTGGAAGCTATATCCCCGGTTGTTAAACTGCATTTGAATGATGAACAATACCAAGATTATCAGCAGTCATTGAGTGTATTAACGAATAATCATCAATCGTATGATGAAATCGAATTAGAAGAAACGTTTATACAAATATCTAAGCTTAATATTGACACATTGAATAATGCAAATGCCCAATATACAAAGTGGTTGATATTTATAGTATTCGGCTTTATTTTCCTGAGTTTATCTTACGTTGCATGGGCAAAATACAAAGGAGAATCAACGTAA